One genomic window of Garra rufa chromosome 2, GarRuf1.0, whole genome shotgun sequence includes the following:
- the cnnm1 gene encoding metal transporter CNNM1 isoform X1, translated as MSFYNPLSIMAADAADALLPHRIPGPCLLPLFLLIASALPTPSHGLLGFRPEDTGGDLFVQDGLLKATEGTRFMLRVYYAASPQRLNRTVSSASGTAAPWIAFIEEPEPGREGQVHPKHNLCVEESARSSDIELLGSFKSASSQNSILVELLAKELRRGEIIKYYSMCAFDGIKWEHYRTRDFWLAVVERPPHTDGWLQAGLSVLLLALSALFSGLVISMLALDPVELRVLQNSGTDKEQKYAHKIESVRKHGNYVLCTLVLCNVLTNTFLVVWMCQILGVTPVSTAACTFLIFFIGEILPHSVASRHGLAIASKTVWLTKMLMLLTFPITYPISKLLDNMLHQEISNFYTREKLLAMLRVTDPYHDLVKEELNIIQGALELRSKTVEEVLTPLNDCFMLASDAILDFYTMSDVMQSGYTRIPVFENERSNIVDILFVKDLAFVDPDDCTPLKTITQFYKHPLHCVFHDTKLDAMLEQFKKGKSHLAIVQRVNNEGEGDPFYEVMGIITLEDVIEEIIKSEIVDETDLYTDNRTKRRVSHHERKQQDFSIFKLSESEMKVKVSPQLLLATHRFLATEVEPFKSTHLSQKILLRLIKHPSVVQELKFDEKNKRSPKHYLFLRNKPVDYFVLILQGRVEVEIGKEGLKFENGPFTYYGLPAIMTILPTVHRSPSPSSGLNHSDSTIHGGSLGQLSISGAPYLPDYSVRQLTDLQIIKITRNHYQNALTATRMDSSPQTPDADSHAPGERMTIPETRSNSIALPLTEPRPCLTRFHQHSHLYRQPDSTITLNERNRIVRSKSDGQKSPSDSVFLRMDDTPYIRDNRVERKEGTDATAVPMETDLSTSQLISSHSLGGSDENLGKKLLRKLSNKKRKKSRDGDKPLEDNPEQSQVKT; from the exons ATGTCCTTCTACAACCCACTCAGCATCATGGCTGCGGATGCTGCGGATGCTCTCCTCCCGCACCGCATCCCCGGACCATGCCTCCTGCCCCTGTTCCTCCTGATCGCCTCCGCTCTCCCCACACCGAGCCACGGGCTGCTGGGATTCCGACCGGAGGACACGGGAGGAGATCTGTTTGTGCAGGACGGGCTGTTGAAGGCCACCGAAGGGACGCGGTTCATGTTACGCGTGTACTATGCAGCATCCCCGCAGAGGCTCAACCGGACCGTCAGCAGCGCCAGCGGCACAGCCGCGCCGTGGATCGCTTTCATAGAAGAACCGGAGCCCGGCAGAGAGGGGCAGGTGCATCCCAAACACAACTTGTGTGTGGAGGAGAGCGCCAGGAGCTCGGATATAGAGCTTCTCGGATCTTTCAAGTCAGCCTCCAGCCAGAACTCCATCCTGGTGGAGCTGCTCGCCAAAGAACTGCGGAGAGGAGAAATCATCAAGTATTACTCCATGTGCGCTTTTGACGGGATCAAATGGGAGCACTACCGGACGCGCGACTTTTGGCTGGCGGTGGTGGAGCGGCCGCCGCATACGGATGGGTGGCTGCAGGCGGGTCTGTCGGTGCTGCTTCTGGCGCTTTCCGCGCTCTTCAGCGGGCTGGTGATCAGCATGCTGGCGCTGGACCCGGTGGAGCTCAGAGTGCTGCAGAACAGCGGCACGGACAAGGAGCAAAAGTACGCGCACAAGATCGAGTCGGTGCGCAAACACGGCAACTACGTCCTGTGCACCTTGGTGCTGTGCAACGTGCTCACCAACACTTTCCTCGTGGTCTGGATGTGCCAGATCCTCGGAGTGACGCCCGTCTCCACTGCGGCTTGCACTTTTCTCATCTTCTTCATCGGAGAGATCCTACCGCACTCCGTTGCGTCCAGACACGGGCTGGCTATCGCGTCCAAGACGGTTTGGCTGACCAAAATGCTGATGCTGCTGACTTTCCCCATCACATATCCCATCAGCAAACTCCTAGACAATATGCTGCATCAGGAAATCAGCAACTTCTACACCCGTGAGAAGTTACTGGCTATGCTGAGAGTTACCGACCCGTATCATGACCTGGTGAAAGAGGAGCTCAACATCATCCAGGGAGCTCTGGAACTCAGGAGCAAAACGGTGGAAGAAGTGCTGACCCCTCTCAATGACTGCTTCATGCTGGCCTCGGATGCCATCCTGGACTTCTACACCATGTCAGACGTGATGCAGAGCGGATACACTCGCATTCCTGTGTTTGAAAACGAACGGTCTAATATTGTTGATATACTGTTTGTCAAAGATCTAGCCTTTGTTGATCCAGATGATTGCACCCCGTTAAAAACCATCACTCAGTTCTACAAGCACCCGCTGCACTGTGTCTTTCACGACACCAAACTGGATGCAATGCTGGAGCAATTCAAAAAAG GGAAATCTCATTTGGCTATCGTGCAGAGGGTCAATAATGAAGGAGAAGGAGATCCTTTCTACGAAGTCATGGGCATCATCACACTGGAAGACGTCATCGAGGAAATCATCAAGTCTGAGATTGTGGACGAAACAGACCTCTACA CTGACAACCGTACGAAGAGGAGAGTGTCTCACCATGAGAGGAAACAGCAAGATTTCTCCATATTTAAACTGTCAGAGAGTGAAATGAAGGTCAAAGTTTCGCCACAGCTTCTGCTTGCAACACATCGCTTTCTAGCAACAG AAGTAGAGCCTTTTAAGTCGACACATCTCTCACAGAAGATCCTCCTGCGGTTAATAAAGCACCCCAGTGTCGTGCAGGAACTCAAGTTCGATGAGAAAAACAAGCGATCACCAAAGCATTACCTCTTCCTGCGCAACAAGCCTGTGGATTATTTCGTCCTCATATTGCAG GGTAGAGTGGAGGTGGAGATCGGTAAAGAGGGACTGAAGTTTGAAAACGGCCCGTTCACATACTACGGCTTGCCTGCTATCATGACCATCCTACCCACAG TCCATAGGTCACCGTCCCCGAGCAGCGGTCTTAATCATTCGGATTCTACAATTCACGGAGGGAGTTTGGGTCAACTGAGCATCAGTGGAGCACCGTATTTACCAGACTATTCAGTTCGCCAGCTTACAGATCTACAGATCATTAAG ATCACTCGTAACCATTATCAGAACGCCCTGACAGCTACACGCATGGACAGCTCTCCGCAAACACCCGACGCAGACAGTCATGCGCCTGGGGAGAGAATGACAATCCCTGAGACACGTTCCAACAGCATCGCCCTTCCTCTGACAGAACCACGGCCCTGTCTGACCCGATTCCACCAGCACAGCCACCTCTACAGACAGCCAGACAGCACCATCACCCTCAATGAGAGGAACCGCATCGTCC GAAGTAAGTCAGATGGACAGAAGAGCCCCAGTGACTCTGTGTTCCTGCGCATGGATGACACCCCATATATAAGAGACAATCGTGTGGAGAGAAAAGAAGGAACTG ATGCGACTGCTGTACCCATGGAGACAGATCTGTCTACATCCCAGCTCATCAGCTCTCACTCTCTGGGCGGCTCGGATGAAAACCTGGGGAAAAAACTGCTCCGGAAACTCA gcaacaaaaaaagaaagaagtctCGTGATGGAGATAAACCTTTGGAAGACAATCCTGAACAATCACAAGTGAAGACCTAG
- the cnnm1 gene encoding metal transporter CNNM1 isoform X2 has product MSFYNPLSIMAADAADALLPHRIPGPCLLPLFLLIASALPTPSHGLLGFRPEDTGGDLFVQDGLLKATEGTRFMLRVYYAASPQRLNRTVSSASGTAAPWIAFIEEPEPGREGQVHPKHNLCVEESARSSDIELLGSFKSASSQNSILVELLAKELRRGEIIKYYSMCAFDGIKWEHYRTRDFWLAVVERPPHTDGWLQAGLSVLLLALSALFSGLVISMLALDPVELRVLQNSGTDKEQKYAHKIESVRKHGNYVLCTLVLCNVLTNTFLVVWMCQILGVTPVSTAACTFLIFFIGEILPHSVASRHGLAIASKTVWLTKMLMLLTFPITYPISKLLDNMLHQEISNFYTREKLLAMLRVTDPYHDLVKEELNIIQGALELRSKTVEEVLTPLNDCFMLASDAILDFYTMSDVMQSGYTRIPVFENERSNIVDILFVKDLAFVDPDDCTPLKTITQFYKHPLHCVFHDTKLDAMLEQFKKGKSHLAIVQRVNNEGEGDPFYEVMGIITLEDVIEEIIKSEIVDETDLYTDNRTKRRVSHHERKQQDFSIFKLSESEMKVKVSPQLLLATHRFLATEVEPFKSTHLSQKILLRLIKHPSVVQELKFDEKNKRSPKHYLFLRNKPVDYFVLILQGRVEVEIGKEGLKFENGPFTYYGLPAIMTILPTVHRSPSPSSGLNHSDSTIHGGSLGQLSISGAPYLPDYSVRQLTDLQIIKITRNHYQNALTATRMDSSPQTPDADSHAPGERMTIPETRSNSIALPLTEPRPCLTRFHQHSHLYRQPDSTITLNERNRIVRSKSDGQKSPSDSVFLRMDDTPYIRDNRVERKEGTDATAVPMETDLSTSQLISSHSLGGSDENLGKKLLRKLSVYQLPGT; this is encoded by the exons ATGTCCTTCTACAACCCACTCAGCATCATGGCTGCGGATGCTGCGGATGCTCTCCTCCCGCACCGCATCCCCGGACCATGCCTCCTGCCCCTGTTCCTCCTGATCGCCTCCGCTCTCCCCACACCGAGCCACGGGCTGCTGGGATTCCGACCGGAGGACACGGGAGGAGATCTGTTTGTGCAGGACGGGCTGTTGAAGGCCACCGAAGGGACGCGGTTCATGTTACGCGTGTACTATGCAGCATCCCCGCAGAGGCTCAACCGGACCGTCAGCAGCGCCAGCGGCACAGCCGCGCCGTGGATCGCTTTCATAGAAGAACCGGAGCCCGGCAGAGAGGGGCAGGTGCATCCCAAACACAACTTGTGTGTGGAGGAGAGCGCCAGGAGCTCGGATATAGAGCTTCTCGGATCTTTCAAGTCAGCCTCCAGCCAGAACTCCATCCTGGTGGAGCTGCTCGCCAAAGAACTGCGGAGAGGAGAAATCATCAAGTATTACTCCATGTGCGCTTTTGACGGGATCAAATGGGAGCACTACCGGACGCGCGACTTTTGGCTGGCGGTGGTGGAGCGGCCGCCGCATACGGATGGGTGGCTGCAGGCGGGTCTGTCGGTGCTGCTTCTGGCGCTTTCCGCGCTCTTCAGCGGGCTGGTGATCAGCATGCTGGCGCTGGACCCGGTGGAGCTCAGAGTGCTGCAGAACAGCGGCACGGACAAGGAGCAAAAGTACGCGCACAAGATCGAGTCGGTGCGCAAACACGGCAACTACGTCCTGTGCACCTTGGTGCTGTGCAACGTGCTCACCAACACTTTCCTCGTGGTCTGGATGTGCCAGATCCTCGGAGTGACGCCCGTCTCCACTGCGGCTTGCACTTTTCTCATCTTCTTCATCGGAGAGATCCTACCGCACTCCGTTGCGTCCAGACACGGGCTGGCTATCGCGTCCAAGACGGTTTGGCTGACCAAAATGCTGATGCTGCTGACTTTCCCCATCACATATCCCATCAGCAAACTCCTAGACAATATGCTGCATCAGGAAATCAGCAACTTCTACACCCGTGAGAAGTTACTGGCTATGCTGAGAGTTACCGACCCGTATCATGACCTGGTGAAAGAGGAGCTCAACATCATCCAGGGAGCTCTGGAACTCAGGAGCAAAACGGTGGAAGAAGTGCTGACCCCTCTCAATGACTGCTTCATGCTGGCCTCGGATGCCATCCTGGACTTCTACACCATGTCAGACGTGATGCAGAGCGGATACACTCGCATTCCTGTGTTTGAAAACGAACGGTCTAATATTGTTGATATACTGTTTGTCAAAGATCTAGCCTTTGTTGATCCAGATGATTGCACCCCGTTAAAAACCATCACTCAGTTCTACAAGCACCCGCTGCACTGTGTCTTTCACGACACCAAACTGGATGCAATGCTGGAGCAATTCAAAAAAG GGAAATCTCATTTGGCTATCGTGCAGAGGGTCAATAATGAAGGAGAAGGAGATCCTTTCTACGAAGTCATGGGCATCATCACACTGGAAGACGTCATCGAGGAAATCATCAAGTCTGAGATTGTGGACGAAACAGACCTCTACA CTGACAACCGTACGAAGAGGAGAGTGTCTCACCATGAGAGGAAACAGCAAGATTTCTCCATATTTAAACTGTCAGAGAGTGAAATGAAGGTCAAAGTTTCGCCACAGCTTCTGCTTGCAACACATCGCTTTCTAGCAACAG AAGTAGAGCCTTTTAAGTCGACACATCTCTCACAGAAGATCCTCCTGCGGTTAATAAAGCACCCCAGTGTCGTGCAGGAACTCAAGTTCGATGAGAAAAACAAGCGATCACCAAAGCATTACCTCTTCCTGCGCAACAAGCCTGTGGATTATTTCGTCCTCATATTGCAG GGTAGAGTGGAGGTGGAGATCGGTAAAGAGGGACTGAAGTTTGAAAACGGCCCGTTCACATACTACGGCTTGCCTGCTATCATGACCATCCTACCCACAG TCCATAGGTCACCGTCCCCGAGCAGCGGTCTTAATCATTCGGATTCTACAATTCACGGAGGGAGTTTGGGTCAACTGAGCATCAGTGGAGCACCGTATTTACCAGACTATTCAGTTCGCCAGCTTACAGATCTACAGATCATTAAG ATCACTCGTAACCATTATCAGAACGCCCTGACAGCTACACGCATGGACAGCTCTCCGCAAACACCCGACGCAGACAGTCATGCGCCTGGGGAGAGAATGACAATCCCTGAGACACGTTCCAACAGCATCGCCCTTCCTCTGACAGAACCACGGCCCTGTCTGACCCGATTCCACCAGCACAGCCACCTCTACAGACAGCCAGACAGCACCATCACCCTCAATGAGAGGAACCGCATCGTCC GAAGTAAGTCAGATGGACAGAAGAGCCCCAGTGACTCTGTGTTCCTGCGCATGGATGACACCCCATATATAAGAGACAATCGTGTGGAGAGAAAAGAAGGAACTG ATGCGACTGCTGTACCCATGGAGACAGATCTGTCTACATCCCAGCTCATCAGCTCTCACTCTCTGGGCGGCTCGGATGAAAACCTGGGGAAAAAACTGCTCCGGAAACTCAGTGTGTATCAGCTGCCAGGCACCTGA